A region of the Artemia franciscana chromosome 19, ASM3288406v1, whole genome shotgun sequence genome:
AAATGACCTGTCTATTCTTTAGTATAGGTTTCATTCCTCCAAAGCTTACCTCCTagtcaaaaatttgaataaagccATTCCAAACAAACACAAGCACGGCCAAAATTCCTTAGCTCGCGCAGAGAGAATAATGTTAACCCGGGTACGGCGGTTTCCAAAGTACaattataaaactttaaaaataagcaTGTATTCGATATTTAGTCGGGGTCGTGCTAGTGATAAGAGAAAAGTTGAGAAAAATTGGAAATGTCTGAAGTTGAAGCTGAAGTGGCACCAACAACTGTAGAATCCCAGAGCATGGCTTCACCAgccaagaaggaaaagaaagcaaaggCTCCGAAACCAGCTAAGGTTGCAAAACCTAAAGGGGATAAAAAGGCCAAGGCACCAGCAAACCACCCAAAATACACGGAAATGATCACCAAATCCATTGCTGACCTGAAAGAACGCGGGGGATCTAGCCGTCAGGCcattctcaaatacataatgGCCAATTTCCAGGTTGGCAATGATGCCAAAATTGTGAATATGCATCTTAAACAGGCTTTGAAGCGTTGCCTTGCAAACGGAATTGTTATAAATCCCAAAGGTACTGGCGTAACTGGTTCTTTCAAGCTTGCAAAGCCTATCAAGGCCGAAAGCCCCAAGGCTGGAAAGCCTGCCAAGCCCACAGCAAAGAAAACCTCAGTCAAGAAAACAGCCAAACctactgcagttaaaaagtcaacttcAGCCAAAAAGGCTACCAAG
Encoded here:
- the LOC136039029 gene encoding histone H1-delta-like, whose protein sequence is MSEVEAEVAPTTVESQSMASPAKKEKKAKAPKPAKVAKPKGDKKAKAPANHPKYTEMITKSIADLKERGGSSRQAILKYIMANFQVGNDAKIVNMHLKQALKRCLANGIVINPKGTGVTGSFKLAKPIKAESPKAGKPAKPTAKKTSVKKTAKPTAVKKSTSAKKATKPTAGSKKSVKAFKKPTVAKKAVAPKKLTPKKGSSVKKAPAAKKVVSKKSVAKKSAKK